In one window of Kitasatospora sp. MMS16-BH015 DNA:
- a CDS encoding acyl-CoA dehydrogenase family protein has translation MTSQTEFESLLDSVREIVPTLRKNGLEAEEQRWIPDENIALLEKAGVLRMATPRRFGGLDLPVAQQAAVLAELARGCASTSWVASVWVSSAWMATLYPEQLQQEIFTSPSIRISGGFTPSGVLTPVEGGYVLNGSWKFNSGCRGADWNIATAVVERPDGGYDEAVAMVPMSDFSIEDDWHTSSVAATGSCTSSAADVFVPAHRVVISAEMLAEPPEGYVPPAPTGREYGLFSYIIAQGAASLVGIARGAHDLFLERLPGRGITYTSWTDQAQHPLTQIQVATAASKIAAAEALLAGLYRTIQERADAGEQLTLEERATVRGHAAYAVELAKEATTALYEASGATAIQRAVPIQRFHRDLQGLALHGMILLQPSLEVYGRVLLGLDPDTPLL, from the coding sequence ATGACCTCGCAAACCGAATTCGAGAGCCTGCTGGATTCCGTCAGGGAAATCGTTCCGACGCTCCGCAAGAATGGCCTCGAAGCGGAGGAGCAGCGCTGGATACCGGACGAGAACATTGCTCTCCTGGAGAAGGCCGGCGTCCTGCGGATGGCCACCCCGCGCCGCTTCGGCGGGCTCGACCTGCCGGTCGCGCAGCAGGCGGCGGTGCTGGCCGAACTCGCCCGGGGCTGCGCCTCGACGAGCTGGGTGGCGAGCGTCTGGGTGTCGAGCGCCTGGATGGCGACCCTCTACCCGGAGCAGCTCCAGCAGGAGATCTTCACCTCGCCCTCGATCCGGATCTCCGGCGGCTTCACCCCGAGCGGGGTGCTCACCCCGGTCGAGGGCGGGTACGTGCTCAACGGCAGCTGGAAGTTCAACTCCGGCTGCCGGGGCGCGGACTGGAACATCGCCACCGCCGTGGTGGAGCGGCCGGACGGCGGCTACGACGAGGCCGTCGCGATGGTGCCGATGTCGGACTTCTCGATCGAGGACGACTGGCACACCTCCTCGGTGGCCGCCACCGGCAGCTGCACCTCCTCGGCGGCGGACGTGTTCGTGCCCGCCCACCGGGTGGTGATCTCGGCTGAGATGCTGGCCGAGCCGCCGGAGGGGTACGTCCCGCCGGCACCGACCGGCCGCGAGTACGGGCTCTTCAGCTACATCATCGCCCAGGGCGCGGCGTCCCTGGTGGGCATCGCGCGCGGCGCCCACGACCTCTTCCTGGAGCGGCTGCCCGGCCGCGGCATCACGTACACCTCCTGGACCGACCAGGCGCAGCACCCGCTGACCCAGATCCAGGTGGCCACCGCGGCGAGCAAGATCGCGGCGGCGGAGGCACTGCTCGCCGGCCTCTACCGGACGATCCAGGAACGTGCCGACGCCGGTGAGCAGTTGACGCTGGAGGAGCGCGCCACCGTGCGCGGCCACGCGGCCTACGCGGTGGAGCTGGCCAAGGAGGCGACCACGGCCCTCTACGAGGCCAGCGGCGCCACGGCCATCCAGCGGGCGGTGCCGATCCAGCGCTTCCACCGCGACCTCCAGGGGCTGGCGCTGCACGGCATGATCCTGCTCCAGCCGAGCCTGGAGGTGTACGGGCGGGTGCTGCTCGGCCTCGACCCCGACACCCCGCTGCTCTGA
- a CDS encoding FAD-dependent oxidoreductase, with amino-acid sequence MNENRVPVVPGARRALSRRNLLKATGLASLVSTAGVGVASADTTGTDSTSSWYDAIVVGAGFAGVTAARALRKQGLRVVVLEARGRIGGRTWTDTFLGQQIEYGGQWVGSAQSLVMAELQRYNLGTVSGSMPDRMLLPGPGGPAQVGIADADAKMSQLMEQLFAGAKDYLPRPSDPLYRRDLLTPIDKLSLRDRLNQLNLSAQDESWLSGLTAGQSGGSSAIGGLAALAHWWALAGWSNDGWEAATAYRPGTGMGGLITAMLNDAAVDLRLNSPVAAIDDNGSRVQVTTKSGRRYSAPVAVVAVPVNLWQTIRFTPGLPAAHTAATTQGVGVPNARKLWLYVSGVTDRVVARGAEGDVITTLISQGQVAGGQLMVAFNGLPALDLTSSTAIESAVRHYLPSARLLDYRAQDWGNDPYSLGGWALGKPGQLTSLYPAIQQPQGRLSFATGDIASGWNGFVDGAIESGLTAADQAMQSWSRVGAVRLS; translated from the coding sequence GTGAACGAGAACAGAGTTCCGGTCGTCCCGGGAGCCCGGCGCGCGCTGTCGCGCCGCAACCTGCTCAAGGCGACCGGCCTCGCCTCGCTGGTCAGCACGGCCGGCGTGGGGGTGGCGAGCGCGGACACCACCGGCACGGACTCCACGTCCAGCTGGTACGACGCGATCGTGGTCGGCGCCGGCTTCGCGGGCGTCACCGCCGCACGGGCCCTGCGGAAGCAGGGGCTGCGGGTGGTGGTGCTGGAGGCACGCGGCCGGATAGGTGGCCGGACCTGGACCGACACCTTCCTCGGTCAGCAGATCGAGTACGGCGGGCAGTGGGTCGGCTCCGCCCAGTCGCTGGTGATGGCCGAGCTCCAGCGCTACAACCTGGGCACGGTCTCCGGGAGCATGCCGGACCGGATGCTGCTGCCGGGCCCGGGCGGGCCGGCCCAGGTCGGGATCGCCGACGCCGACGCCAAGATGAGCCAGCTCATGGAGCAGCTCTTCGCGGGGGCCAAGGACTACCTGCCCCGCCCGTCCGACCCGCTGTACCGCCGGGACCTGCTGACCCCGATCGACAAGCTCTCCCTCCGGGACCGGCTGAATCAGCTCAACCTCTCGGCCCAGGACGAGAGTTGGCTCAGCGGTCTGACCGCCGGCCAGTCCGGTGGATCGAGTGCGATCGGCGGCCTGGCCGCGCTGGCGCACTGGTGGGCGCTCGCGGGCTGGAGCAACGACGGGTGGGAGGCGGCCACCGCCTACCGCCCCGGCACCGGCATGGGCGGCCTGATCACGGCCATGCTCAACGACGCGGCCGTCGACCTGCGGCTCAACTCGCCGGTCGCCGCGATCGACGACAACGGCTCGCGAGTCCAGGTCACCACCAAGTCCGGCCGCCGCTACTCGGCGCCGGTCGCGGTGGTGGCGGTGCCCGTCAACCTCTGGCAGACCATCCGGTTCACCCCGGGCCTGCCCGCCGCCCACACCGCGGCGACCACCCAGGGCGTCGGCGTACCCAACGCCAGGAAGCTCTGGCTGTACGTCTCCGGGGTCACCGACCGGGTGGTGGCCCGGGGCGCGGAGGGGGACGTGATCACGACCCTGATCTCCCAGGGGCAGGTGGCGGGCGGCCAGCTCATGGTGGCCTTCAACGGCCTGCCGGCCCTGGACCTCACCAGCTCGACGGCGATAGAGAGCGCCGTGCGCCACTACCTGCCCTCGGCCCGGCTGCTCGACTACCGGGCGCAGGACTGGGGCAACGACCCCTACTCCCTGGGGGGTTGGGCGCTCGGCAAGCCGGGGCAGCTCACCTCGCTCTACCCGGCTATCCAGCAGCCCCAGGGCCGGCTCTCGTTCGCCACCGGTGACATCGCCAGTGGGTGGAACGGTTTCGTGGACGGTGCGATCGAGTCCGGCCTGACGGCCGCGGACCAGGCGATGCAGAGCTGGTCCCGGGTGGGTGCGGTGCGCCTGTCCTGA